In the genome of Candoia aspera isolate rCanAsp1 chromosome 1, rCanAsp1.hap2, whole genome shotgun sequence, one region contains:
- the MAP3K19 gene encoding LOW QUALITY PROTEIN: mitogen-activated protein kinase kinase kinase 19 (The sequence of the model RefSeq protein was modified relative to this genomic sequence to represent the inferred CDS: deleted 2 bases in 1 codon; substituted 1 base at 1 genomic stop codon): MKLLSSPASRCSSQRKSMLPNINQSFNIFAHKKGDRHKGNSNRPLLKTNLYGTRMAQKLMIWGKSSIQPQTKIKNPISHSLGLPYEETDLSSKFQKKNLQQEKKCFRHNGQSSTKQVLPCVSQNSASSRGTISPLPVGQAPSSVDHPNLKYSDMFKEINSNDKGPGIYEMFGTAVYSRKPDGYGESKGNRNVHSAPTGWRNAMKCKSSHFSGKKGSSIRSPQKKTYPKSHKSLSIKQKPKEKEVAPKKVSRVTACSLEQGKDVTVSCADLQIQPKGSTESYYEDTDQQTQISTEFPEPAEQNEAFPNSGLSPIEEVSLEYTSDDDDDVAFPRKAFATNVQELLWPEVKVHAEYAPFLNCVKTTDEQNNAVKSRILKNGQNKTAGLLVKQEACQILHDEDNQKPSASPFTDRTSSLSPENLQLGNASIANMTTPWTCYLANSVSQSYTDVFGYEDYKEVMEDIFCCSVTELLSLGGIVGNSSSTMTRNVNVEAQSGDCWDTDDRTADVKNNKNFCLDFIEYDEGNPLLYGTASSENSLINQDSILWTRGEILGKGAYGTVYCGLTSQGQLIAVKQVALNACDQAGNKKEYQKLQEEVVILKNLTHVNIVGYLGTGLEDNIVSIFMEFVPGGSISSIIHRFGPLSEIVFCKYTKQIVQGVAYLHKNCVVHRDIKGNNVMLMPNGIIKLIDFGCAKRLACVSLTNTHSEPLKSVHGTPYWMAPEVINESGYGRKSDIWSIGCTVFEMATGKPPLAAMDKLAAMFYIAAHRGLMPSLPKHCSEKAVDFVHLCLTRDQHERPTALQLLQHPFIIRNSXNLAVLLSNKCQIILFIWKNNF; the protein is encoded by the exons ATGAAGCTTCTTT CTTCTCCAGCTTCCAGGTGCTCGTCCCAAAGAAAGAGTATGCTACCTAACATAAACCAAAGCTTCAATATTTTTGCTCACAAGAAAGGTGACAGACATAAAGGAAATAGCAACAGGCCTCTTCTAAAAACTAATTTA TACGGTACCAGGATGGCTCAGAAGTTAATGATTTGGGGCAAGAGTTCCATTCAACCCCAAACTAAGATAAAGAATCCTATTTCTCACTCTTTAGGATTGCCTTATGAAGAGACTGATCTATCTTCCAAGTTTCAGAAGAAGAATCTCCAACAGGAGAAAAAATGCTTCCGGCACAATGGTCAGAGCTCTACAAAGCAAGTGCTTCCCTGTGTTTCCCAAAATTCTGCTAGCTCGAGAGGAACCATCTCGCCATTGCCTGTTGGACAAGCGCCATCCTCAGTAGACCATCCGAATCTGAAATACAGTGACATGTTCAAGGAAATAAATTCTAATGACAAAGGTCCTGGTATTTATGAGATGTTTGGGACTGCGGTATATTCCCGTAAGCCTGATGGATATGGTGAAAGTAAGGGTAACAGGAATGTGCATTCTGCTCCAACTGGGTGGCGTAATGCTATGAAATGTAAATCCAGCCACTTCAGTGGGAAGAAGGGTAGCAGCATAAGAAGTCCCCAGAAGAAAACGTACCCTAAATCACACAAGAGTCTCAGTATTAAACAGAAGCCAAAGGAGAAGGAAGTGGCACCAAAAAAGGTGTCCAGGGTAACAGCCTGCAGTCTAGAACAGGGCAAAGATGTGACTGTCTCTTGTGCTGATCTGCAGATTCAGCCAAAAGGGAGCACTGAATCATATTATGAAGATACTGATCAGCAAACTCAGATTTCCACTGAGTTTCCTGAACCTGCTGAGCAAAATGAAGCCTTTCCTAATTCAGGCTTGTCACCAATTGAAGAAGTCTCTTTGGAATATacttcagatgatgatgatgatgttgcttTTCCTAGGAAAGCATTTGCCACCAATGTCCAGGAGTTACTTTGGCCAGAGGTTAAAGTTCATGCAGAATATGCTCCTTTCTTAAACTGTGTGAAAACTACAGATGAACAAAATAATGCTGTAAAGAGTAGAATCTTAAAGAatggacaaaacaaaacagctggtTTGCTTGTGAAGCAGGAAGCATGCCAGATTTTACACGATGAGGATAATCAAAAGCCTTCTGCATCCCCCTTTACAGACCGAACAAGCTCGCTTTCTCCAGAGAATCTCCAGCTTGGAAATGCCAGTATAGCAAATATGACAACTCCATGGACTTGCTATCTTGCAAACTCAGTCTCTCAGTCATACACAGATGTCTTTGGATATGAAGACTATAAGGAAGTAATGGAAGACATATTTTGTTGCTCAGTCACTGAACTGCTTTCTCTGGGTGGAATAGTTGGCAACAGTTCTAGCACAATGACCAGAAATGTAAATGTGGAGGCACAAAGTGGAGACTGTTGGGATACAGATGATAGAACAGcagatgttaaaaataataag AATTTTTGTCTGGATTTCATTGAATATGATGAAGGAAATCCACTTTTATATGGAACTGCATCTTCAGAAAACAGCTTAATTAACCAAGATTCTATTTTGTGGACTAGAGGTGAAATCCTTGGAAAAGGAGCATATGGCACA GTATACTGTGGACTTACAAGCCAAGGACAATTAATAGCCGTGAAACAAGTAGCACTGAATGCTTGTGACCAAGCTGGGAATAAAAAGGAATACCAGAAACTGCAAGAAGAAGTTGTGATTTTGAAAAACTTAACGCACGTCAACATTGTAGGATACTTGGGAACAGGTTTAGAAGATAACATTGTAAGCATCTTCATGGAGTTTGTTCCCGGTGGCTCCATTTCCAGTATTATTCATCGCTTTGGGCCACTGTCAGAAATAGTTTTTTGTAAatatacaaaacagattgtacaaGGAGTTGCATATTTACACAAAAACTGTGTGGTCCACAGAGATATTAAAGGAAACAATGTTATGCTTATGCCTAATGGCATAATCAAACTCATAGACTTTGGATGTGCAAAGCGCTTAGCCTGTGTGAGTCTGACTAATACACACAGTGAACCACTGAAATCTGTGCATGGCACTCCATATTGGATGGCACCAGAAGTGATAAATGAATCTGGCTATGGAAGGAAATCAGATATCTGGAGCATTGGCTGCACTGTTTTTGAGATGGCCACTGGAAAGCCACCATTGGCTGCCATGGATAAACTAGCAGCCATGTTTTACATAGCTGCTCACAGAGGACTTATGCCTTCACTACCCAAACATTGCTCAGAGAAAGCGGTTGATTTTGTACATTTGTGCTTAACAAG GGACCAACAT